A single region of the Anguilla anguilla isolate fAngAng1 chromosome 17, fAngAng1.pri, whole genome shotgun sequence genome encodes:
- the mmd gene encoding monocyte to macrophage differentiation factor isoform X2, which produces MKRVNSFQRFMNSRAAANSRYQPTCYEHAANCYTHALLIVPAIVGMALLYRQSDSGWERVTAWVYGTGLCALFLVSTIFHIVTWKKSHMREIEHCFHMCDRVVIYFFIAASYTPWLNLRELGPLASHMRWFVWLMAAAGTIYVFKYHERYKLVELAFYLTMGFFPALVVTSMNNTDGLQELACGGLIYCLGVFFFKCDGVIPFAHAIWHVFVALAAAVHYYAIWKYLYRSPAADVIRDV; this is translated from the exons ATGAAGAGGGTGAACAGTTTTCAAAG gttcaTGAACAGCCGCGCTGCAGCTAACAGCCGCTACCAGCCCACCTGCTATGAGCATGCCGCTAACTGCTACACACACGCG CTCCTGATAGTCCCCGCCATCGTTGGCATGGCGCTGCTGTACCGGCAGTCGGACAGCGGTTGGGAGCGGGTGACGGCCTGGGTCTACGGGACGGGGCTGTGCGCACTCTTCCTCGTCTCCACCATCTTTCACATCGTCACCTGGAAGAAGAGTCACATGAG GGAAATCGAGCACTGCTTCCACATGTGCGACAGAGTGGTGATCTACTTCTTCATCGCCGCCTCCTACACACCCTG GCTGAACCTCCGGGAGCTGGGGCCTCTAGCCTCTCACATGCGCTGGTTTGTGTGGCTGATGGCGGCCGCCGGCACCATCTATGTGTTCAAATACCACGAAAG GTATAAACTAGTGGAGCTCGCCTTCTATCTAACAATGGGTTTTTTCCCTGCATTGGTTGTGACGTCAATG AACAACACGGACGGTCTCCAGGAGCTGGCGTGCGGGGGCCTGATCTACTGCCTGGGCGTGTTCTTCTTCAAATGCGACGGGGTCATCCCCTTCGCCCACGCCATCTGGCACGTGTTCGTGGCGCTGGCCGCGGCCGTGCACTACTACGCCATCTGGAAGTACCTGTACAGGAGCCCTGCGGCCGACGTCATCCGCGACGTGTGA
- the mmd gene encoding monocyte to macrophage differentiation factor isoform X1, which translates to MLTFDLRRTRLKRFMNSRAAANSRYQPTCYEHAANCYTHALLIVPAIVGMALLYRQSDSGWERVTAWVYGTGLCALFLVSTIFHIVTWKKSHMREIEHCFHMCDRVVIYFFIAASYTPWLNLRELGPLASHMRWFVWLMAAAGTIYVFKYHERYKLVELAFYLTMGFFPALVVTSMNNTDGLQELACGGLIYCLGVFFFKCDGVIPFAHAIWHVFVALAAAVHYYAIWKYLYRSPAADVIRDV; encoded by the exons atgctgacctttgacctgagGAGGACGAGGCTGAAGAG gttcaTGAACAGCCGCGCTGCAGCTAACAGCCGCTACCAGCCCACCTGCTATGAGCATGCCGCTAACTGCTACACACACGCG CTCCTGATAGTCCCCGCCATCGTTGGCATGGCGCTGCTGTACCGGCAGTCGGACAGCGGTTGGGAGCGGGTGACGGCCTGGGTCTACGGGACGGGGCTGTGCGCACTCTTCCTCGTCTCCACCATCTTTCACATCGTCACCTGGAAGAAGAGTCACATGAG GGAAATCGAGCACTGCTTCCACATGTGCGACAGAGTGGTGATCTACTTCTTCATCGCCGCCTCCTACACACCCTG GCTGAACCTCCGGGAGCTGGGGCCTCTAGCCTCTCACATGCGCTGGTTTGTGTGGCTGATGGCGGCCGCCGGCACCATCTATGTGTTCAAATACCACGAAAG GTATAAACTAGTGGAGCTCGCCTTCTATCTAACAATGGGTTTTTTCCCTGCATTGGTTGTGACGTCAATG AACAACACGGACGGTCTCCAGGAGCTGGCGTGCGGGGGCCTGATCTACTGCCTGGGCGTGTTCTTCTTCAAATGCGACGGGGTCATCCCCTTCGCCCACGCCATCTGGCACGTGTTCGTGGCGCTGGCCGCGGCCGTGCACTACTACGCCATCTGGAAGTACCTGTACAGGAGCCCTGCGGCCGACGTCATCCGCGACGTGTGA